The following coding sequences are from one Formosa haliotis window:
- a CDS encoding GTPase-associated system all-helical protein GASH, producing MLQDYLNSMLLSITDEGDFKKLEKSAIEISKKIIKDRSKIVSYTLAAIDPEVSVESSVIEEARSIIVKNWKTFTANAKDTPLTFIRAVILEALSSISADINHSLLIWFSARNIVQYHKLIGKEREILLEFMVKLGNDINQNANKEWALSNNDTLPKTSLELKEVSRYALNDDTLKKYLEDASGPTNSTGVKNFESPNSVWPNSGQSWSHQFAPRAAKGIKTAIDLSLKAIVAVVNENKNTVQSSLNKALESLQTEISNRTSSLQLRSELLWWKEAGYSSSMDKSYDELDNNILGIVLANDYSFFIPLIYPKSVDYFLKETYKGLKGNATEELTLEEFFKTIQKHTEELKSILPEEEALVDKSTLLNFVTSLIWNKNELAQFEELLGIPLDIKLSSKELTTWLFHDFQLVKIINTK from the coding sequence ATGCTGCAAGATTACTTGAACTCAATGCTTTTATCAATTACTGATGAAGGTGATTTTAAAAAATTAGAAAAATCTGCTATTGAAATTTCCAAAAAAATAATTAAGGACAGATCAAAAATCGTTTCTTATACCTTAGCTGCAATAGATCCTGAAGTTAGTGTTGAAAGCTCTGTTATTGAGGAGGCAAGGTCTATCATTGTGAAGAATTGGAAAACGTTTACGGCTAATGCCAAAGACACGCCTCTAACATTTATTAGGGCGGTCATTCTGGAGGCTTTAAGTAGCATAAGCGCCGATATTAACCATTCGTTACTTATTTGGTTTTCGGCCAGAAATATTGTTCAGTACCATAAACTTATTGGTAAAGAAAGGGAAATCCTTTTGGAATTCATGGTAAAATTGGGTAATGATATCAATCAAAATGCTAATAAAGAATGGGCGTTGTCAAATAATGATACTTTGCCAAAAACCAGTCTTGAGCTTAAGGAAGTTTCAAGATATGCTCTTAATGATGATACTTTAAAAAAATATTTAGAAGATGCTTCGGGTCCAACAAATTCCACGGGCGTTAAAAATTTTGAATCTCCAAATTCAGTTTGGCCAAATTCAGGACAAAGTTGGTCACATCAATTTGCTCCGAGGGCTGCAAAGGGCATTAAAACTGCAATCGATCTTTCCTTAAAAGCAATTGTTGCCGTCGTAAATGAAAATAAAAACACGGTTCAAAGCAGTTTAAATAAAGCACTAGAGTCATTGCAAACAGAGATTTCAAATAGAACTAGTTCGTTGCAATTAAGATCAGAACTTTTATGGTGGAAAGAGGCAGGATATTCGTCCTCTATGGATAAAAGTTATGATGAGCTAGATAACAATATTTTGGGAATTGTATTGGCAAATGATTACTCATTTTTTATTCCTTTAATTTATCCGAAAAGCGTTGATTATTTTCTAAAAGAGACTTATAAAGGACTAAAAGGAAATGCAACGGAAGAATTAACTCTTGAGGAATTTTTTAAGACTATTCAAAAGCATACCGAGGAATTGAAATCTATATTACCAGAAGAGGAAGCATTAGTTGATAAATCAACACTATTAAACTTTGTAACCAGTTTAATATGGAACAAAAATGAATTAGCTCAATTTGAAGAGCTTTTGGGGATCCCCCTAGATATAAAACTGTCCTCAAAAGAACTGACAACTTGGTTGTTCCACGATTTTCAATTAGTTAAAATTATAAATACTAAATAG
- a CDS encoding site-specific integrase: MRTSLTFSVLFWIYSKRAKNNQTNIYARITMNGEKVNISLRQKVDVDAWNAKSQKVIGNSPAAKQMNLYLDEVKSDIIQCYRDLKSENKVLSAGLIKSRYLGEDKINYSLRDIFNFHNDTMISKLKADTMGHYKTTQKYILVFLSNKYKVSDIYLQNLDYEFVIGFEAFLRSYQSRPSQGSIGNNAAMKHIQRLRKMVTLAYNLEWINRDPFVKFKPKLEKKEREFLTKIELQRIEEFSSSIERLIVVKDLFLFSCYTGMSYVDIMKLQKDNIIPGVDDSGWIITERMKTKTPVKIPILPTVELLIRKYENHPRTKLLNGLMPYMSNQKLNSYLKEIADICGITKNLTFHMARHTFATTVTLSNGVPIETVSKILGHTKIVSTQIYARVVEQKIWEDMQKLKDRFYLERNEMTKNHPNTLK; this comes from the coding sequence ATGCGTACTTCTTTAACATTCTCGGTTTTGTTTTGGATTTATTCGAAGAGAGCCAAAAATAATCAAACAAATATTTATGCCCGAATTACCATGAATGGTGAAAAGGTCAATATCAGCCTTAGGCAAAAGGTGGATGTTGATGCTTGGAATGCAAAAAGCCAAAAAGTTATAGGGAATAGCCCGGCAGCCAAACAAATGAATTTGTATCTTGATGAGGTGAAATCGGATATTATTCAATGTTATAGAGATCTTAAATCTGAAAATAAAGTGCTTTCGGCTGGTCTTATCAAGTCGAGATATTTAGGGGAAGATAAAATAAATTATTCTCTTAGAGATATTTTTAATTTTCATAATGATACTATGATTTCTAAATTGAAGGCAGATACGATGGGTCATTATAAAACCACTCAGAAGTATATATTAGTATTTCTCTCTAATAAATATAAAGTTTCCGATATATATCTTCAAAATTTAGATTATGAATTCGTTATTGGTTTTGAAGCCTTTCTTCGGTCTTACCAATCAAGACCCTCACAAGGTTCTATTGGCAACAATGCAGCTATGAAACATATTCAAAGACTTAGAAAAATGGTTACACTAGCCTATAATCTAGAATGGATTAATCGAGATCCTTTTGTTAAGTTTAAACCGAAGTTGGAGAAAAAGGAACGTGAATTCTTAACGAAAATAGAGCTTCAAAGAATTGAAGAGTTTTCCTCTTCAATAGAAAGATTGATAGTTGTAAAGGATTTGTTTTTGTTTAGCTGCTATACAGGTATGTCTTATGTTGATATTATGAAACTTCAAAAGGATAATATAATACCAGGGGTAGATGATAGTGGTTGGATAATAACGGAAAGAATGAAAACTAAAACACCTGTTAAGATTCCAATACTGCCTACAGTAGAATTATTGATCCGTAAATATGAAAATCATCCAAGAACTAAATTGTTAAATGGCTTAATGCCATATATGTCTAATCAAAAATTAAATAGCTATTTAAAAGAAATTGCAGATATATGTGGTATTACTAAGAATCTAACTTTTCACATGGCCAGACATACTTTTGCAACAACTGTAACCCTTAGTAACGGTGTTCCTATTGAAACCGTATCGAAGATATTAGGACATACCAAAATCGTTAGTACTCAAATATATGCTAGAGTAGTAGAACAGAAAATATGGGAGGACATGCAAAAATTAAAAGATAGATTTTATCTAGAGAGAAATGAAATGACCAAGAATCATCCTAATACTTTGAAATAA
- a CDS encoding DUF932 domain-containing protein, which translates to MYLQNLQQDDIYVPSEMKSLKTMTQMESRRGLENAIISNGKIVNVVSNSYGHIPNQLFFRKAEQMLIDAQLNYHTRTINRDDRSFITDFIIDDQSQFTVKNHEDLILPMLRFKNSYDGSEKTSGHFGFYRKVCSNGLHVSQTEIEFSIKHNKNSVQMIMPKLNNLFEKFMDNEFYTVTQKFDKMRNFKILDIKEFVKATLDRTKLFRYECSDKNSDPSKKSREVIEILNYEALLLNEEPNLWLGYNAFNAVLHNTLKKGFGQQERLDRRLFEDIYDMA; encoded by the coding sequence ATGTATTTACAAAATTTACAACAGGATGACATCTATGTGCCATCAGAGATGAAATCCTTAAAAACAATGACACAGATGGAATCCCGCAGAGGATTGGAGAATGCTATTATTTCTAATGGCAAAATTGTTAATGTGGTTTCGAATAGCTATGGCCATATACCGAATCAATTGTTTTTTAGGAAAGCGGAACAGATGTTAATTGATGCGCAATTGAATTATCACACCAGAACCATCAATAGGGATGACAGATCTTTTATTACTGACTTTATAATTGATGATCAAAGTCAATTTACGGTCAAAAATCATGAGGATCTGATATTACCTATGTTAAGATTTAAAAATTCTTATGATGGTAGTGAGAAGACCTCAGGACATTTTGGGTTTTACAGAAAAGTATGCTCGAATGGTCTCCATGTTTCTCAGACTGAAATTGAGTTTTCTATAAAGCATAATAAAAACAGTGTGCAGATGATTATGCCGAAGCTAAATAATCTTTTCGAAAAATTTATGGATAATGAATTTTATACAGTAACCCAAAAGTTCGATAAAATGAGAAATTTTAAAATCCTTGATATCAAAGAATTTGTCAAAGCTACTTTAGACCGAACAAAACTATTCAGATATGAATGTAGTGATAAGAATAGTGATCCATCTAAAAAATCTCGAGAAGTAATAGAGATACTGAATTATGAAGCTCTGTTACTTAATGAAGAACCAAATTTATGGTTGGGGTATAATGCCTTCAATGCCGTATTGCACAATACTTTAAAAAAAGGATTTGGACAACAAGAACGTCTCGATAGAAGATTGTTTGAAGATATTTATGATATGGCTTAA
- a CDS encoding DUF58 domain-containing protein, with protein sequence MDLKEELQHVGGFVNLELLAKQVVEGFIAGMHKSPFHGFSAEFAEHKIYNQGESTKHIDWKLFAKTDKLYTKRYDEETNLRCHLIIDNSSSMHYPEYDSFSLDRLNKIAFSALASASIMHILKRQRDAVGLSIYSNTYDYYAPEKGSDRHRHMLLNELEQVVRSKPKTKTTDTYTYLHHIAEKLHKRSLVILFTDMFQESVNEDQLFEALRHLKYNKHEVVLFHVIDKDKELHFNFDNTPRRFVDVETGDYINVYAENIKVNYEKEILNYFEALKLKCGQYQIKYVEADINKNFDNILTTFMVERSKFL encoded by the coding sequence ATGGATTTAAAGGAAGAATTACAACATGTAGGCGGATTTGTTAATCTGGAATTGTTGGCAAAACAAGTGGTTGAAGGTTTTATTGCAGGTATGCATAAAAGTCCGTTTCATGGGTTTTCGGCCGAATTTGCAGAGCATAAAATCTATAATCAAGGAGAAAGCACAAAACATATAGATTGGAAGCTTTTTGCTAAAACCGATAAATTATACACCAAACGTTACGACGAAGAAACCAATCTACGCTGTCATCTTATTATAGATAATAGTAGCTCTATGCATTATCCAGAGTACGATAGTTTTTCTCTAGATCGACTTAATAAAATAGCGTTTTCGGCACTAGCCTCGGCATCTATCATGCATATTTTAAAACGTCAGCGCGATGCGGTTGGTTTAAGTATATATAGTAATACTTACGATTATTATGCACCCGAAAAAGGAAGTGATAGGCACAGACATATGCTGTTAAATGAATTGGAGCAGGTAGTGAGGTCTAAACCAAAAACCAAAACAACAGACACCTATACCTATTTGCATCATATAGCAGAAAAACTTCATAAACGGTCTTTGGTAATTTTATTCACAGATATGTTTCAGGAGTCGGTTAACGAGGATCAATTGTTTGAGGCACTCCGTCATTTAAAGTATAACAAACACGAAGTGGTTTTGTTTCATGTGATTGATAAAGATAAAGAGTTGCATTTTAATTTCGATAATACGCCTAGGCGCTTTGTAGATGTGGAAACCGGAGACTATATAAATGTCTATGCAGAGAATATTAAAGTGAATTATGAAAAAGAAATTTTGAATTATTTTGAGGCCTTGAAATTAAAATGTGGGCAATATCAAATAAAATATGTTGAAGCGGACATAAATAAAAATTTCGATAATATACTGACTACCTTTATGGTAGAACGCAGTAAATTTTTATAA